A genome region from Glutamicibacter arilaitensis Re117 includes the following:
- a CDS encoding ABC transporter permease family protein, translated as MLFASVLTNSDTRTLSIGLQAYASQTDVYWNQMMAASVVVSIPVLVGFLFAQRHLVAGLSSGAVK; from the coding sequence GTGCTCTTTGCCAGTGTGCTCACCAATTCGGACACCAGGACGCTGTCCATCGGCTTGCAGGCCTATGCTTCGCAAACTGATGTTTACTGGAACCAGATGATGGCTGCTTCAGTGGTTGTCTCCATTCCGGTGCTGGTTGGTTTCCTCTTTGCCCAAAGACATCTGGTCGCAGGCTTGTCCTCCGGCGCGGTCAAGTAA
- a CDS encoding sugar phosphate isomerase/epimerase family protein, producing the protein MNATHPVTLFTGQWADMPFEEVARLASEWGYDGLEIAASGDHLDLKRADEDPAYLQSRQDVLDKYGLKVWAISNHLGGQAVCDDPIDFRHQAILRDYVWGDGEGEGVRQRAAQDMKRSARVARKLGADVVVGFTGSKIWQYVAMFPPVPGEVIDAGYEDFADRWNPIMDEFDEQGVKFALEVHPSEIAYDHWTTVRTMEAIGHREAFGLNWDPSHMFWQGIDPVAFITDFADRIYHVDCKDTRMHQPNGRNGILGSHLAWGDPRRRWDFVSTGHGDINWEDAFRALDFHGYEGPISIEWEDAGMDRLHGAKEAVGYIRSLLFKRPEASFDAAFSNQ; encoded by the coding sequence ATGAACGCTACTCATCCTGTGACACTGTTTACCGGGCAGTGGGCTGATATGCCTTTTGAAGAAGTCGCACGCTTGGCTTCCGAATGGGGTTATGACGGATTGGAAATTGCCGCCAGCGGTGACCATTTGGACCTCAAACGTGCTGACGAAGACCCGGCCTACCTACAATCCCGGCAGGATGTCCTGGATAAGTACGGGCTGAAGGTCTGGGCGATCTCCAACCATCTGGGCGGCCAAGCAGTGTGCGATGACCCCATCGACTTCCGCCACCAGGCGATCCTGCGCGACTACGTCTGGGGCGATGGCGAAGGGGAAGGCGTACGCCAACGAGCAGCCCAAGACATGAAGCGCTCGGCACGTGTGGCCCGCAAGCTCGGCGCCGATGTCGTAGTTGGCTTTACCGGCTCGAAGATCTGGCAGTACGTAGCAATGTTCCCGCCGGTGCCCGGCGAGGTCATTGATGCAGGCTATGAAGATTTCGCCGATCGCTGGAATCCGATCATGGACGAATTCGATGAGCAAGGCGTGAAGTTCGCACTGGAAGTGCACCCCTCGGAGATCGCGTATGACCACTGGACGACGGTGCGCACCATGGAAGCAATCGGCCACCGCGAGGCTTTCGGGCTGAACTGGGATCCAAGCCATATGTTCTGGCAAGGGATTGACCCGGTGGCATTCATTACGGACTTCGCCGACCGCATCTACCATGTGGATTGCAAGGACACCCGGATGCATCAACCCAATGGACGCAACGGTATCCTCGGCTCCCACCTGGCGTGGGGAGACCCGCGCCGCCGGTGGGACTTCGTCTCCACCGGCCACGGCGACATCAATTGGGAAGACGCCTTCCGGGCCTTGGACTTCCACGGGTACGAGGGACCGATCTCCATTGAGTGGGAAGATGCTGGAATGGATCGCCTGCACGGAGCAAAGGAAGCCGTAGGCTACATCCGCAGCCTCCTGTTCAAGCGCCCCGAAGCCTCATTCGACGCGGCGTTCTCAAACCAGTAG
- a CDS encoding carbohydrate kinase family protein, which produces MVTIQVAGEALVDIVDGVAHPGGSPMNVAVGLGRLGHNVLLQTDIGEDEHGRLITEHVTASGVQLAAGSHTDARTSSATVVLDESGDAKYEFQLNCKLQNMASTEAELFHSGSIAAFQGPSAARIHEAFQTSPAGQILSFDPNLRPELVENRADAVKQIEKLAGLADIVKLSDEDALWLYPGWDTNRILEHFLARGASLAVITFGARGAEARTAHSEVMVPSVSVRTVDTVGAGDAFMSGLLHSILESSLAQSLRDGTELDSLEIEKVMKIASVCAGITVSRAGANPPTLEELNQFLTATSR; this is translated from the coding sequence ATGGTTACTATTCAGGTTGCCGGTGAGGCTCTAGTGGACATCGTTGATGGTGTCGCGCATCCCGGTGGTTCCCCGATGAATGTTGCTGTCGGACTAGGCCGCTTGGGCCATAACGTCTTGCTGCAGACGGATATCGGAGAAGACGAACACGGACGGTTGATCACCGAACATGTGACTGCCTCCGGCGTTCAACTCGCCGCCGGATCACACACCGATGCACGGACATCCAGCGCCACCGTGGTGCTCGATGAATCCGGTGATGCCAAATACGAGTTCCAGTTGAACTGCAAACTGCAGAATATGGCTTCTACCGAGGCTGAACTGTTCCACTCCGGTTCGATTGCCGCATTCCAAGGTCCAAGTGCCGCTAGAATCCATGAAGCATTCCAGACTTCCCCGGCAGGACAGATTCTGAGCTTTGATCCGAATCTGCGCCCAGAGCTGGTGGAAAATCGGGCCGATGCGGTCAAGCAAATTGAGAAGTTGGCTGGCCTGGCCGATATCGTCAAGCTCAGCGATGAAGATGCGCTGTGGCTCTACCCGGGTTGGGATACCAACCGCATCCTGGAACACTTCTTGGCTCGCGGCGCCTCGTTGGCGGTCATCACCTTCGGTGCCCGCGGCGCTGAAGCGCGGACCGCGCACAGCGAAGTCATGGTTCCCTCGGTCTCGGTTCGCACCGTCGATACCGTCGGCGCAGGAGATGCCTTCATGTCCGGGTTGCTGCATTCCATCTTGGAAAGCTCACTGGCCCAGTCTCTGCGAGATGGCACTGAGCTGGACAGCCTGGAAATCGAAAAGGTCATGAAGATCGCTTCGGTGTGCGCAGGAATCACCGTGTCACGTGCCGGGGCTAACCCTCCAACTTTGGAAGAGCTCAATCAATTCCTCACTGCAACTAGTCGCTAG
- a CDS encoding Gfo/Idh/MocA family protein: protein MSQLNSQQAAPAMQELKVGVIGGGFMARTHADAIRRAGAQLIGVRSNGEQSTQRAAAALGVPAFESVQALIEQCDVIHITSPNALHFEQPTAALEAGISVVCEKPLATNAHGAKQLADLAARSTAVASVPFVYRFHPMVRQARAHVQEGKLGRLLTVRGQYLQDWMHTVSDNDWRVEPALGGPSRAFADIGSHLVDLLEFIAGEKIVRLNATTSIAHTHRGAVAVDTEDAAALIVQMASGAIGTMMVSQVNAGRKNALTIELSGEKSALEFQQEKPEELWIGKPEISSVLSRQATDLSADAARLSVVPAGHPMGYLDAFAAFVADTYAAIAGKAPNGLPTFADGARACQLTDAVLESARTGEWVATNA, encoded by the coding sequence ATGTCTCAGTTGAACAGCCAGCAGGCCGCCCCGGCCATGCAAGAGCTGAAGGTCGGCGTCATCGGCGGCGGGTTCATGGCCCGCACCCACGCCGATGCGATCCGCAGGGCAGGCGCCCAGCTCATCGGGGTGCGCTCCAATGGAGAGCAATCCACCCAGCGTGCGGCAGCAGCACTGGGAGTACCCGCATTTGAAAGTGTCCAAGCGCTGATTGAACAGTGCGACGTCATCCACATCACCTCGCCCAACGCCCTGCATTTTGAGCAGCCAACCGCCGCGTTGGAAGCCGGAATCTCGGTAGTCTGCGAAAAGCCACTGGCTACCAATGCCCACGGTGCCAAGCAGCTAGCCGACCTGGCTGCCAGATCAACGGCAGTCGCGTCAGTGCCCTTTGTCTACCGTTTCCATCCCATGGTGCGGCAGGCCCGAGCCCACGTCCAAGAAGGAAAGCTTGGCCGCCTGCTCACCGTGCGCGGACAGTACCTGCAGGACTGGATGCATACGGTCAGTGACAACGACTGGCGTGTTGAACCAGCCTTGGGCGGACCATCCCGGGCTTTCGCGGACATCGGTTCGCATCTGGTGGACTTGCTGGAATTCATTGCAGGAGAAAAGATTGTTCGCCTGAACGCGACGACTTCCATAGCCCACACCCACCGCGGTGCGGTGGCAGTGGACACCGAAGATGCTGCTGCCCTGATTGTGCAGATGGCATCCGGAGCCATCGGCACAATGATGGTCTCGCAGGTCAATGCCGGGCGGAAGAATGCCTTGACCATTGAACTGTCTGGAGAAAAATCGGCGCTGGAATTCCAGCAGGAAAAGCCCGAAGAACTGTGGATTGGCAAGCCGGAGATCTCATCAGTCCTATCCCGCCAGGCTACGGATTTGAGCGCCGATGCAGCACGCTTGTCGGTGGTCCCTGCCGGACACCCGATGGGTTACCTCGATGCGTTTGCCGCGTTTGTCGCCGATACCTACGCGGCGATCGCCGGGAAAGCACCCAACGGGCTGCCAACATTTGCTGACGGCGCTCGTGCCTGCCAGCTGACCGATGCCGTTTTGGAATCCGCACGCACCGGAGAATGGGTTGCCACGAATGCCTGA
- a CDS encoding IclR family transcriptional regulator, producing MGSKVPAADNTLRILRLLASRKTPTPAAMIATILELPRSSVYQLLNVMLEHGFITHYPEDKSYGLGVSSFELSSAYTRQEPLARLGAPLIAQLVDKVGESAHLAVLHGSDVLYIVEERAKGRPSLVTDVGVRLPSHLTASGRAILAALPKSQVRALYPSAASFSERVAESSISSYSQLRRELEQSTQRGYAVERGDVTPDFHSLAVEIRDSNDWPVAAVAVTFLADRVPEEQRENLVQQIRATASVITSRVQGKRPA from the coding sequence ATGGGCAGCAAGGTTCCAGCGGCCGATAACACCCTGCGGATTCTTCGGCTATTAGCCAGTCGGAAAACTCCTACTCCGGCAGCAATGATCGCAACGATATTGGAGCTTCCTCGTTCAAGCGTCTACCAACTGCTGAATGTCATGCTTGAGCATGGATTTATCACCCATTATCCGGAGGACAAGTCTTACGGCCTGGGGGTCTCCTCGTTTGAGCTTTCCAGCGCCTACACCCGCCAAGAACCGTTGGCGCGCTTAGGCGCCCCGCTGATCGCTCAGCTGGTGGATAAGGTTGGAGAAAGTGCGCACCTGGCAGTGCTGCACGGTTCCGATGTTCTTTATATCGTCGAAGAACGTGCCAAGGGCCGGCCATCGCTGGTTACCGATGTGGGCGTTCGTCTGCCCTCTCATCTGACCGCTTCAGGCCGGGCCATTCTCGCCGCGCTGCCCAAATCCCAGGTCCGTGCGCTCTACCCGAGTGCGGCCAGCTTCTCCGAGCGGGTGGCAGAATCGTCAATCTCCAGCTATTCGCAATTGCGCCGCGAGTTGGAGCAGAGCACCCAGCGCGGATATGCCGTAGAGCGTGGGGATGTCACCCCGGACTTCCACTCGCTCGCGGTGGAAATCCGGGATTCCAACGATTGGCCTGTCGCCGCCGTTGCTGTGACTTTCTTGGCTGACCGGGTACCCGAAGAACAACGGGAGAACCTGGTGCAGCAGATCCGTGCCACCGCATCGGTCATTACCTCGCGGGTGCAGGGCAAGCGTCCGGCCTGA
- the cobA gene encoding uroporphyrinogen-III C-methyltransferase — translation MIGIDLELTGCTVLIAGSKSGSNKAVKRFKSQGATVLTAQEPFTAIQLLEQASLLVICDAEPERFASVTQASRIPVMHLEPTSQTGSITLLGGGPGALDLLTLRGVHALADAEVIFADRLGPAEHLPLLAPQAKIIDVGKLPGHHKLTQREIEAQMIETARGGANVVRLKGGDPFVFGRGYEEITAATAAGIPVNVIPGLSSCLTVPAVAGIPVTARGINTMFTVVSAHDPLTDIQLEHLSKLGGSIVILMGMGTIEQTVAGLHRVGMDGQMPCAIIESGTTQKQRTSYTQLDKLAQTARGHSNPAVIVIGEVAGLPAALASIAVQDEPGLLAPQLEVA, via the coding sequence ATGATTGGCATCGACCTAGAGCTCACCGGATGCACGGTGCTGATTGCTGGAAGTAAATCCGGGAGCAATAAGGCGGTAAAGCGCTTCAAATCCCAAGGCGCCACGGTACTCACCGCCCAAGAGCCATTCACCGCAATTCAACTTCTGGAACAAGCCAGCCTGCTGGTGATCTGCGATGCTGAACCGGAGCGCTTCGCTTCGGTCACCCAGGCCTCCCGGATTCCAGTCATGCATCTGGAGCCAACCTCCCAGACCGGATCCATCACCTTGCTAGGCGGCGGGCCAGGCGCACTTGACCTGCTAACACTCCGAGGGGTGCACGCGCTCGCCGACGCCGAAGTCATTTTCGCTGACCGGCTCGGACCGGCGGAGCACCTTCCGCTGCTCGCACCGCAGGCCAAAATCATTGATGTCGGCAAACTTCCCGGGCATCACAAACTCACTCAACGGGAAATCGAAGCGCAAATGATCGAAACAGCCCGAGGCGGAGCCAATGTAGTCAGGCTCAAGGGCGGAGATCCCTTTGTCTTCGGCCGCGGCTACGAAGAAATCACCGCGGCCACAGCCGCAGGAATCCCCGTCAACGTCATCCCAGGCTTGAGCTCTTGCCTCACCGTGCCAGCAGTTGCCGGCATCCCAGTGACCGCACGTGGCATCAACACCATGTTCACGGTAGTCTCGGCCCACGATCCGCTCACCGACATCCAGCTTGAACACTTGAGCAAACTTGGTGGAAGCATCGTGATCCTCATGGGCATGGGAACCATCGAACAGACCGTGGCCGGATTGCACCGAGTTGGCATGGACGGGCAGATGCCCTGCGCCATCATCGAATCCGGCACCACCCAAAAACAGCGCACCAGCTACACCCAGCTGGACAAGCTCGCACAGACGGCCCGCGGCCACTCCAACCCCGCGGTCATCGTCATCGGCGAAGTTGCCGGATTGCCCGCCGCCCTGGCAAGCATTGCGGTGCAAGATGAGCCAGGCTTGCTGGCGCCCCAACTGGAAGTTGCATAA
- a CDS encoding uroporphyrinogen-III synthase yields the protein MNTPKPLAGFRLAVTSDRRSAELIEAFERRGAEVTHTPLLQLAPLDDEQQLISQTQKLIEARPQIVVITTAYGLRRWVDTAEAAGLGDQLLGTLGQAQLYVRGAKAHGTVKALGLEPAAVAKDGRSASMLTLLEGKLQGLTVALQLHADSDHGMPHSLRELGASRVLKVEPYRWQDTSSDSGISALVEGLCAAHFDAVTFTSAPSVHALFAAAKARNRLPALLRSLAERVVVATVGPVTAAPLIEAGISPLVPERHRMGAMIGQLVEHLGSLGTLQAETVFGPVQLRGRTFSVQGQDCELTPGQAELVRALIEAGGSVLSRDELGAAMPEASSKHALDMTLSRLRKALPQPEIIATVIKRGYRLNT from the coding sequence ATGAATACCCCCAAACCCTTGGCCGGGTTCCGCCTGGCCGTAACCAGTGACCGACGCTCGGCAGAACTTATCGAAGCCTTTGAACGCCGTGGTGCCGAAGTCACCCATACGCCGCTGCTTCAGCTGGCGCCGTTGGATGATGAGCAGCAGCTGATCTCCCAAACGCAGAAGCTGATCGAAGCCCGGCCGCAAATAGTTGTCATTACTACCGCCTACGGATTGCGGCGCTGGGTAGATACCGCCGAAGCCGCCGGTCTCGGCGATCAACTGCTCGGAACCCTGGGACAGGCGCAGCTGTACGTGCGCGGCGCCAAAGCCCACGGAACCGTCAAGGCGCTGGGCCTGGAACCAGCCGCCGTGGCCAAGGATGGACGCAGCGCCTCGATGCTGACGCTGTTGGAAGGCAAATTGCAAGGACTGACCGTTGCCCTGCAGCTGCACGCCGATTCGGATCATGGAATGCCGCATAGCCTACGCGAGCTGGGTGCTAGCCGGGTACTGAAGGTCGAGCCGTACCGCTGGCAGGACACCAGCAGCGATAGTGGAATTTCTGCGCTGGTCGAAGGTCTATGTGCCGCGCACTTTGATGCGGTGACATTCACCAGCGCTCCAAGTGTGCATGCGCTGTTCGCTGCCGCCAAGGCACGCAACCGCTTGCCAGCCTTGCTGCGCTCCTTGGCCGAACGCGTGGTGGTGGCCACCGTTGGTCCAGTGACCGCTGCCCCGCTGATTGAAGCGGGGATTTCCCCATTGGTTCCCGAACGGCATCGCATGGGTGCCATGATCGGCCAGTTGGTGGAACACCTGGGCTCGCTGGGCACCCTGCAGGCCGAGACAGTTTTCGGTCCTGTCCAGCTGCGCGGACGCACCTTCTCGGTGCAGGGCCAGGACTGCGAACTGACCCCCGGACAGGCCGAACTGGTGCGCGCGCTGATTGAGGCTGGAGGAAGTGTCTTGTCCCGTGATGAGTTGGGTGCGGCAATGCCCGAAGCCAGTTCCAAGCACGCCCTGGACATGACCCTCAGCCGCCTGCGCAAGGCTTTGCCGCAACCGGAAATCATTGCCACGGTCATTAAACGTGGATACAGGTTGAATACCTGA
- a CDS encoding alpha-ketoglutarate-dependent dioxygenase AlkB family protein, with protein sequence MESLFDDSALPRTGGALRPGAWHLPGWLDTAAQQWIVRRFFEWGDGPVPPHRTTVNGHPMSVQSLCLGWHWSPHRYSKTADDLDGQLVAPMEQWLIRLGKQAVAEATGDLRRAQDYQPDVALVNYYDVQATMGMHQDAEERINAPVVSLSIGDSATFRLGNTENRNRPWQELRLASGDLFVFDGPSRFAYHSVTKIHAGTAPAGLGLGGGRINITLRQTGLEEN encoded by the coding sequence ATGGAATCGCTCTTTGACGACAGCGCACTGCCGCGTACCGGGGGAGCCTTGCGTCCTGGCGCGTGGCATTTGCCTGGCTGGCTGGATACCGCTGCGCAGCAGTGGATTGTCCGTCGCTTCTTTGAGTGGGGCGATGGACCTGTTCCGCCTCACCGGACAACTGTGAACGGGCATCCTATGAGCGTGCAAAGCCTGTGTTTAGGCTGGCATTGGAGTCCCCACCGTTATTCCAAGACGGCAGATGACTTGGATGGCCAACTGGTTGCGCCGATGGAGCAGTGGCTGATTCGCTTGGGCAAGCAAGCTGTTGCAGAAGCGACCGGGGATTTGCGGCGCGCCCAGGACTATCAGCCTGATGTTGCGCTGGTGAACTACTACGATGTGCAGGCCACCATGGGCATGCATCAAGACGCTGAGGAGCGCATCAACGCTCCGGTTGTCTCGCTATCTATCGGGGACTCGGCAACATTCCGCCTGGGCAATACCGAGAACCGCAACCGGCCATGGCAAGAGCTGCGGCTGGCATCAGGGGACCTGTTTGTCTTTGATGGTCCGTCACGCTTTGCCTATCACTCGGTGACGAAGATCCATGCGGGAACCGCACCGGCAGGCTTGGGCCTGGGCGGCGGACGCATCAACATCACGCTGCGCCAGACCGGGCTGGAAGAGAACTAA
- a CDS encoding MFS transporter — MTAYLSGGKLLLAIVALAMGGVGIGVTEFAMMGLLQEGAADLQVSYAQMGLMISAYAIGVVVGAPVLTALAAKIPRKRAVQLLILFFTLANLSSFFAADYNAMLVTRFVAGLPHGAYFGLAGVLAGSLVPATMRGRAIAWVMLGLSVANVAGVPLVTRLGQEYGWRSMFLVVTVIGVLTAVLITLFVPWRKSEAGASIRRELTALKSAQVWLAMLTGIVGFGGFFAVYSYISPTLTEEAKLPIELVPLALALYGLGMVVGSLAGGRLADWSIFGAIKLSSVFMVATMLIFAVVTSWVIPTMIMVFVMGAVGSLLIPALQTLLMDSAPHAQSLAASLNHSALNVANALGAALGAAVIAAGYGFRAPSVVGAGLAALGLLIAWITQIRAKKVGLLVGREAMEAREQARTR, encoded by the coding sequence ATGACTGCCTACTTATCGGGCGGAAAACTGCTGTTGGCAATTGTTGCCTTGGCCATGGGTGGCGTCGGTATCGGTGTCACCGAGTTCGCCATGATGGGCTTGCTCCAAGAAGGTGCAGCTGACCTTCAAGTCAGTTACGCGCAGATGGGCCTGATGATCAGTGCCTACGCGATAGGCGTCGTTGTCGGTGCTCCGGTGCTCACTGCGCTGGCTGCAAAGATTCCGCGCAAGCGTGCGGTGCAATTGTTGATTCTCTTCTTCACGCTGGCGAACCTGTCTTCATTTTTCGCTGCCGATTACAACGCCATGCTGGTGACCCGCTTCGTTGCAGGCCTGCCGCACGGCGCGTACTTCGGGCTGGCCGGCGTACTTGCCGGCAGCTTGGTTCCAGCCACCATGCGTGGTCGAGCCATTGCTTGGGTGATGCTCGGACTGTCCGTGGCTAACGTTGCCGGTGTCCCGCTGGTGACCCGCCTTGGCCAGGAATACGGCTGGCGTTCAATGTTCTTGGTGGTCACTGTGATCGGTGTGCTGACCGCGGTGCTGATTACCTTGTTCGTTCCGTGGAGGAAGAGCGAAGCCGGGGCGAGCATCCGCCGGGAACTCACTGCGCTCAAGAGTGCCCAGGTGTGGTTGGCGATGCTCACCGGCATTGTCGGCTTTGGCGGTTTCTTTGCGGTGTACTCATATATTTCACCAACCTTGACCGAAGAGGCCAAGCTGCCAATTGAGCTGGTACCGCTGGCTTTGGCGCTCTACGGCTTGGGCATGGTGGTTGGTTCGCTGGCCGGTGGCCGGCTTGCGGACTGGTCGATCTTTGGCGCGATCAAGCTTTCAAGCGTGTTCATGGTCGCCACCATGCTGATTTTCGCTGTAGTGACCAGTTGGGTGATTCCGACAATGATCATGGTCTTCGTGATGGGAGCCGTCGGCTCGCTGCTCATTCCTGCATTGCAGACTTTGTTGATGGACTCCGCTCCGCATGCGCAGTCGCTGGCAGCGTCGTTGAACCACTCGGCCCTGAACGTGGCCAACGCCTTGGGCGCTGCACTGGGTGCGGCGGTAATCGCTGCCGGGTATGGTTTCCGAGCACCATCGGTGGTTGGTGCTGGCCTGGCCGCGTTGGGCCTGCTGATCGCTTGGATTACCCAGATTCGTGCAAAGAAGGTGGGCCTGCTCGTGGGTCGCGAAGCGATGGAAGCCCGCGAGCAGGCACGAACCCGCTAA
- a CDS encoding endonuclease/exonuclease/phosphatase family protein: MSHSSHHRLSASRIIARFFFAMLCFALAGLMVFHQQIPDVLGLGLIIDNLAPWMGIGIPVLFLMALVVRGRISFISLLVPIVVWAVLFGPAFIPSAQPVPEASLRLATQNVHESAGAQAARELADHGAQVIALQEIGEGQEPEITAELAKSHPYRYMVSTVGVWSAYPLKNPEPLDLGLGWDRALRVDVATEQGDIRMYAVHAASARPTGHHERDKMLASLGDYFANDDSPRIIAAGDFNATSTDRHFAPVADQLEEAHYSDWGLALTWPRTLFPMLGIDHVMLRGVQSAGMERLEVADSDHYALAATIDLGN; this comes from the coding sequence ATGTCTCATTCATCGCACCACCGTCTGTCGGCCTCGCGAATCATCGCGAGGTTCTTCTTTGCCATGCTCTGTTTCGCACTGGCTGGGTTGATGGTGTTCCACCAGCAGATCCCCGACGTGCTGGGACTCGGGCTGATCATCGATAACCTGGCTCCATGGATGGGCATCGGAATTCCTGTGCTCTTCTTGATGGCCCTGGTAGTGCGCGGACGCATTAGCTTCATCAGCCTGCTTGTGCCCATAGTTGTCTGGGCTGTCCTCTTCGGACCAGCTTTCATTCCCTCGGCACAGCCCGTCCCCGAAGCTTCACTGCGTCTGGCGACGCAAAACGTCCACGAGTCCGCCGGTGCGCAGGCCGCCCGCGAACTGGCCGACCACGGTGCACAGGTGATCGCCCTGCAGGAAATCGGCGAAGGCCAGGAACCAGAAATCACCGCCGAGCTGGCTAAGTCCCACCCGTACCGCTACATGGTCAGCACCGTAGGGGTTTGGAGCGCCTACCCGCTGAAGAATCCAGAACCCTTGGATCTGGGGCTGGGCTGGGATCGCGCCTTGCGCGTAGACGTGGCCACCGAGCAGGGAGACATCCGCATGTACGCGGTGCACGCCGCATCGGCACGGCCTACCGGTCACCATGAGCGGGACAAGATGCTAGCTTCCCTCGGAGACTACTTCGCCAATGATGACTCCCCACGGATCATCGCGGCCGGAGACTTCAACGCGACAAGCACCGACCGCCACTTCGCACCGGTAGCCGACCAACTCGAAGAAGCCCACTACAGCGACTGGGGTCTGGCCCTGACCTGGCCTCGAACCTTGTTCCCGATGCTCGGCATCGACCACGTGATGCTACGCGGTGTCCAGTCTGCTGGCATGGAACGGTTGGAAGTCGCAGACTCGGATCATTACGCGCTGGCCGCCACCATCGATCTAGGCAATTAG
- a CDS encoding VOC family protein, whose amino-acid sequence MSIGLTPYLRFAGDAKEAMEFYHQVLGGELSMLTFQEGMNDNNPAVAGLIMHASIFVERGLHLMASDTPPEMDVRGNGVIALSSDGNDSLDSATLTKWWEGLGEGGQVNQPLAQAPWGDSYGELRDKFGVVWMFNISAVAS is encoded by the coding sequence ATGAGCATCGGACTAACCCCCTACCTGCGTTTCGCGGGAGATGCCAAGGAAGCAATGGAGTTCTACCATCAGGTACTCGGCGGAGAACTTTCCATGCTGACCTTCCAAGAAGGCATGAACGACAACAACCCGGCCGTGGCCGGCCTGATCATGCACGCCTCGATTTTTGTTGAGCGTGGCCTGCATTTGATGGCTTCGGATACACCCCCGGAAATGGATGTGCGAGGCAATGGCGTGATCGCGCTGAGCAGCGACGGCAATGACAGCCTCGATTCAGCCACCCTGACCAAGTGGTGGGAAGGACTGGGCGAAGGCGGCCAGGTCAACCAGCCACTGGCCCAGGCCCCCTGGGGCGACTCCTATGGGGAGCTGCGCGATAAGTTCGGAGTTGTTTGGATGTTCAATATCTCCGCGGTGGCAAGCTAG
- a CDS encoding Gfo/Idh/MocA family protein, which produces MESQNQPTGVGIVGAGTISDQYLENLTAFPDLAVRFIADLDTERAASQASKWSVAHSGTYEELLAREDISIVVNLTIPSVHVEVALQAVVAGKHVWGEKPYALDRESGRALAQAAEAAGVRIAVAPDTILGAGIQTGLRQIESGAIGTPLTGLAIFQGPGPESWHHSPEFLFANGAGPLFDLGPYYLSTLVRVFGPVAKVAALGSQALAQRVIGSGPKAGTSFPVEVPTHVSALLHFESGASAQCIFSFDSKLKRAGFVEISGTEGTAQLSDPNEFSGDTILHLADQEQRVIAAEGSEYGRGTGVAELAQAIREGRKERVPGELAFHVLDIMVSAAEAIESGTFIEVTSSVEPVALLDPAWDPSAPGILA; this is translated from the coding sequence ATGGAATCTCAGAATCAGCCAACCGGCGTGGGCATTGTCGGAGCCGGAACCATCAGCGACCAGTACCTTGAGAACCTCACCGCGTTCCCGGATCTGGCCGTGCGCTTCATCGCCGACCTCGACACCGAACGCGCCGCCAGCCAAGCCTCTAAATGGTCCGTCGCGCACTCGGGGACCTATGAGGAATTGCTGGCGCGCGAGGACATCTCGATCGTGGTGAACCTGACCATCCCGTCAGTGCACGTGGAGGTAGCGCTGCAAGCAGTAGTCGCCGGCAAGCACGTCTGGGGAGAAAAGCCCTACGCACTGGACCGTGAATCAGGACGTGCCCTGGCACAGGCAGCTGAAGCAGCAGGAGTCCGCATCGCCGTGGCGCCGGATACGATCCTGGGCGCAGGAATCCAAACTGGCTTGCGGCAGATTGAAAGCGGCGCCATCGGCACCCCGCTCACCGGACTGGCCATCTTCCAAGGACCGGGCCCCGAATCCTGGCACCACAGCCCCGAGTTCCTCTTCGCCAACGGCGCAGGACCACTCTTCGATTTGGGACCCTACTACCTGAGCACCCTGGTGCGCGTCTTCGGACCGGTGGCCAAAGTCGCCGCACTGGGATCTCAGGCTCTCGCGCAGCGGGTCATCGGTTCCGGACCCAAGGCCGGAACCAGCTTCCCGGTTGAGGTTCCAACCCATGTCAGCGCGTTGCTGCACTTCGAATCCGGTGCCAGTGCCCAATGCATCTTCAGCTTCGACTCGAAGCTCAAGCGCGCCGGGTTCGTCGAGATCTCGGGGACAGAGGGTACCGCGCAGCTCTCGGACCCCAATGAGTTCAGCGGCGATACCATCTTGCACCTAGCCGACCAGGAACAGCGCGTTATCGCTGCCGAAGGCTCGGAGTATGGACGCGGCACCGGCGTTGCCGAACTGGCCCAAGCCATCCGCGAAGGACGCAAGGAACGCGTACCTGGCGAACTGGCATTCCACGTCCTGGACATCATGGTCTCCGCCGCAGAAGCCATCGAATCCGGAACCTTCATCGAGGTCACTTCGAGCGTAGAACCCGTCGCGCTGCTGGACCCGGCCTGGGATCCTTCAGCTCCGGGCATCCTGGCCTGA